In Candidatus Hydrogenedentota bacterium, the following are encoded in one genomic region:
- a CDS encoding nucleotide sugar dehydrogenase, with the protein MGLGYIGLPTASILAANGFKVLGVDIDSRVVDTVNSGNIHIEEPGLHTIVRAAIGSGNLKAALQPEPSDVFFIAVPTPLTEDKKADMSYVYSATKQITPYLQRGNLVILESTSPPGTTRDHLKPILEESGLKVGDDIHLAHCPERVLPGRILKELIENDRVVGGYDVTSANLAKSIYSTFIEGEVFITDATTAEMVKVVENTFRDVNIALANEIAVLCEMLGIQFSEVAQYANRHPRVNLHKAGPGVGGHCISVDPWFLVESFPDHAQIVQLARRTNDRMPAHVVKRIEQILGGINNPKVAVLGVAFKGNVDDIRESPSLEVIKLLSEKGITVAIHDSHVKHSPFELHGLDECFQNADCILVLTDHDDYKYLNPKQVARSMRNKLVFDTRNILDHADWRDSGFLVHVLGSGVRVG; encoded by the coding sequence ATGGGACTTGGGTATATTGGCCTGCCCACGGCTAGCATTCTCGCTGCCAATGGATTCAAAGTGCTCGGCGTCGATATCGATTCGCGAGTCGTGGACACCGTCAATTCTGGCAATATCCACATTGAGGAGCCAGGATTACACACTATCGTCAGGGCTGCTATCGGATCGGGCAACCTCAAAGCGGCGCTGCAACCGGAACCTTCTGACGTCTTCTTCATCGCGGTACCGACGCCACTGACCGAAGACAAGAAGGCCGACATGAGCTATGTCTACAGTGCCACAAAGCAGATAACGCCCTATCTGCAGCGAGGAAACCTGGTAATACTCGAATCCACATCCCCGCCAGGCACAACGCGTGATCACCTTAAGCCTATTCTGGAAGAATCTGGGCTAAAAGTAGGTGACGACATTCACCTTGCTCACTGCCCGGAACGCGTCTTGCCCGGTCGCATCTTGAAGGAGCTTATTGAAAACGACCGTGTTGTCGGTGGTTATGATGTGACGAGCGCCAATCTGGCGAAGTCCATCTACTCGACCTTCATCGAAGGCGAAGTATTCATCACAGACGCCACTACTGCCGAGATGGTCAAGGTCGTTGAGAACACTTTTCGAGATGTTAATATCGCTCTTGCAAACGAAATTGCCGTGCTCTGCGAAATGCTTGGCATACAGTTCTCGGAAGTGGCGCAATACGCCAATCGCCATCCCCGCGTAAACCTCCACAAAGCAGGTCCGGGAGTAGGCGGCCACTGCATATCGGTGGATCCGTGGTTCTTGGTGGAGAGTTTTCCCGATCACGCCCAAATTGTCCAGCTTGCACGAAGAACCAATGACCGCATGCCCGCGCACGTGGTCAAACGAATCGAACAGATCCTGGGCGGCATCAACAATCCTAAAGTGGCCGTTCTCGGCGTCGCCTTCAAGGGCAATGTTGACGATATTCGCGAGAGTCCCTCTCTGGAAGTCATCAAGCTTCTTTCTGAGAAGGGCATCACTGTGGCCATACATGATTCACATGTCAAGCACAGCCCATTTGAACTGCACGGCCTGGATGAGTGCTTTCAGAACGCGGACTGTATTCTGGTGCTCACGGACCATGATGACTACAAATACTTGAATCCCAAACAAGTGGCGCGATCAATGCGAAACAAACTCGTCTTCGACACGAGGAACATTCTTGATCATGCTGATTGGCGTGATTCTGGTTTTCTCGTCCATGTCCTGGGTTCGGGTGTTCGAGTGGGTTGA
- the wecB gene encoding UDP-N-acetylglucosamine 2-epimerase (non-hydrolyzing), which yields MKVLVVIGTRPEAIKMAPVVKELQRFDKTFQVTVCLTAQHRELLDQVIDVFQIPVTHDLNLMAPNQSILDITCNVLRGISDILDIEHPDVVLVHGDTTTSFAAALASYYKKISAGHVEAGLRTQNKYHPFPEEINRRLADPICDYHYAPTQSAQDNLLREGISESSITITGNTVIDALLEVASTPYEFKDSLLAEAGTHRRLILVTAHRRESFGESFENMCLGMRDIVDNNADVEIVYPVHPNPNVRTTANRILGSASRVHLVDPIEYVPFVHLMKKSYLVLTDSGGVQEEAPSLGKPVLVMREVTERPEAIAAGTAMLVGTSRKRIFQTVQRLLDDQNEYLKMARAVNPYGDGKASLRIAEHLTRIAGSTLS from the coding sequence TTGAAAGTCTTAGTCGTTATCGGCACCCGCCCTGAAGCAATCAAGATGGCTCCCGTTGTGAAAGAACTTCAACGGTTCGACAAGACCTTTCAGGTTACAGTCTGCTTGACGGCTCAGCATCGCGAACTCTTGGACCAAGTGATTGATGTCTTCCAGATTCCCGTGACCCACGACCTGAATCTGATGGCTCCGAATCAGTCAATACTTGATATTACGTGCAATGTCTTGCGCGGAATAAGCGATATTCTGGACATTGAGCACCCCGACGTTGTCCTGGTGCATGGTGATACGACCACTTCTTTTGCCGCGGCGCTGGCGTCATACTACAAGAAGATATCCGCTGGCCACGTCGAGGCTGGTCTACGGACTCAGAACAAATACCATCCGTTCCCAGAGGAAATCAACCGGCGGCTGGCCGATCCAATCTGCGATTACCACTATGCCCCTACGCAAAGCGCTCAAGACAATCTTCTGAGGGAGGGCATCTCCGAGAGCAGCATCACCATTACGGGAAACACGGTCATTGATGCGCTCTTGGAAGTCGCATCGACCCCCTATGAGTTCAAGGATTCTCTTTTGGCCGAAGCAGGTACGCATCGACGCCTCATCCTCGTTACCGCACACAGGCGCGAGAGTTTCGGCGAATCGTTCGAGAACATGTGTCTGGGCATGCGTGATATTGTCGACAACAACGCCGATGTGGAAATCGTCTATCCGGTTCACCCCAATCCAAATGTAAGAACGACCGCCAATCGCATTTTGGGAAGTGCATCAAGGGTCCATCTCGTTGACCCCATTGAATATGTCCCGTTTGTCCATCTCATGAAAAAGTCTTACTTGGTCCTAACGGATTCCGGGGGGGTACAGGAAGAGGCTCCTTCATTGGGCAAACCCGTGCTCGTGATGCGGGAGGTAACGGAGCGGCCCGAAGCAATCGCTGCGGGAACCGCGATGCTGGTGGGAACATCACGAAAGCGCATCTTCCAAACCGTTCAGCGCCTTCTTGATGATCAGAACGAGTACCTGAAAATGGCGAGGGCCGTCAATCCCTATGGTGATGGCAAAGCGAGCCTCCGAATTGCAGAACATCTCACCCGAATTGCAGGGAGTACTCTATCGTGA
- a CDS encoding tetratricopeptide repeat protein, whose translation MLTFVGSAITALYLRGPIERRLNQQSYSYLLNAALTAMDQGSPGETQSAFDRLVRRYPDREEGLLAFANYLEKTNRIAEADTLFQRAIECGPQQYGSLTQYARFLDGQENGTLRAIEVCRAYLSKNPQDSWAQLELGQRLLWNGRHVDAIAPLELAAREPSLSSLALRRLGEAYSAQGDFRQAIRVWQQALNEHSDITTLQILYDLASAHHKLGELNEAASLWEKHLEYFPHSYWAMSSLDKLYASTGNESARSRVESLLRVMRPASALNKLVHPFISLEGVTASADSITPGQTVTLDLFFVFLDSFSELEMPRVQFFVRSVEPSTESTTTVIESLPPRLGPSPCWRGDYSIQCFAVTFPSQLQPGAQELLMSLSPGAEAPVSLLKLNSRTSDVQSETSTSEQASRGEAQALLPSDSGALVSASKSAHSL comes from the coding sequence ATGCTGACCTTTGTCGGTTCAGCAATTACAGCCCTGTATCTTCGAGGACCGATTGAGAGAAGACTGAATCAACAGTCCTATTCATACCTGCTTAATGCGGCATTGACCGCGATGGATCAAGGCTCGCCCGGCGAGACGCAGTCTGCATTCGACAGGCTTGTTCGGCGCTATCCTGATCGGGAAGAGGGTCTGCTTGCATTTGCAAATTACCTGGAAAAGACAAACCGAATTGCCGAGGCAGATACACTATTTCAAAGGGCAATTGAATGCGGGCCCCAGCAGTACGGTTCATTAACACAATACGCGCGATTTCTCGATGGCCAGGAAAACGGCACACTGCGGGCCATTGAAGTCTGTCGCGCGTACCTGAGCAAGAATCCTCAAGATTCGTGGGCTCAACTGGAATTGGGACAACGGCTGCTATGGAATGGCAGACATGTGGACGCAATCGCCCCTCTGGAACTGGCGGCACGGGAGCCGTCATTAAGTTCTCTCGCGTTGAGGAGACTTGGGGAGGCCTATTCTGCCCAAGGCGATTTTCGTCAGGCAATCAGAGTGTGGCAGCAGGCGTTGAATGAGCATTCGGACATTACCACTCTGCAGATTCTCTACGACCTGGCCTCGGCACATCACAAACTTGGCGAATTGAACGAGGCAGCTTCCTTGTGGGAGAAGCACCTGGAATATTTCCCTCACTCCTATTGGGCTATGTCCTCACTTGATAAACTCTATGCAAGCACCGGAAACGAGTCGGCGCGGAGTCGAGTTGAGAGTCTCTTGAGGGTCATGCGCCCCGCGAGCGCGCTGAATAAGCTTGTCCATCCGTTCATTAGTCTGGAAGGGGTTACAGCTTCCGCCGATTCCATAACCCCCGGGCAGACAGTTACGCTGGACCTCTTCTTCGTCTTTTTGGATAGCTTCTCCGAGTTGGAAATGCCCAGGGTACAGTTCTTTGTCAGATCGGTCGAGCCTTCAACGGAATCAACAACGACGGTGATAGAGTCGCTTCCTCCTCGGCTTGGCCCGTCTCCCTGCTGGCGTGGGGACTACTCCATTCAGTGCTTTGCGGTAACGTTTCCCAGCCAACTACAGCCCGGCGCTCAAGAGTTGTTGATGTCCCTCTCTCCAGGTGCGGAAGCGCCTGTGTCCCTGCTAAAGTTGAACTCGCGAACCAGCGATGTGCAATCAGAAACGTCCACGTCAGAACAAGCATCAAGAGGAGAGGCCCAGGCACTGTTGCCGTCCGATTCCGGAGCTTTGGTATCTGCCTCAAAGTCAGCTCACTCACTGTGA
- a CDS encoding sugar transferase, with amino-acid sequence MKTIYYILTDSVLIVYCYVGATIARIAWGAPIEMVSTLLYSMVPFSAIHVSCLYGARAYDFSKIRNTGDLAFSTAIGTVCGSGLSFAASTIVIYYYAPSAQPIGRTVFALAFVLSLVLLVGWRAWYRKQCHTRGDLHSRIVIVGDAKRVGTLSTELQEYSKNDVEITGWLAFSGEDSTPSDGCLGLVDDLPQILEKHRPDEVLVFGDLLASNPERILDLMSVNGNSDVRVHIVPGPYESIVGKLDVYEIGGVPLIALCTRPLSGLYPHFKRIVDVVCATFGLLVASPLLLVSIILIKLDSPGPAFYFQVRSGLRGREFNIVKLRSMSVDAESASGPQWAQKNDPRVTRVGKFLRRRRIDEIPQFWNVLRGDMSLVGPRPERPSFVEKFSQELPLFRLRLLVRPGLTATSHVLGRYDSKPADRLRYDLSYISNMSFMLDLRVLIETVKIVLTGRGAQ; translated from the coding sequence GTGAAAACCATTTACTACATCTTAACGGACAGTGTTCTCATAGTGTATTGTTACGTTGGGGCGACTATTGCGCGTATCGCTTGGGGTGCTCCAATTGAAATGGTCTCAACCCTTCTCTACAGCATGGTGCCTTTTTCTGCAATACACGTTTCGTGTCTCTACGGGGCCAGGGCATATGATTTCTCTAAGATTCGAAATACGGGCGATCTCGCATTTTCGACAGCGATCGGTACGGTCTGTGGTAGCGGGCTTTCATTTGCGGCTTCAACAATAGTTATCTATTACTATGCGCCTTCGGCTCAGCCTATTGGCCGAACGGTTTTTGCGCTGGCGTTTGTCTTGAGTTTGGTCTTGCTGGTCGGATGGCGGGCCTGGTATCGAAAGCAATGTCACACGCGAGGAGATCTGCACAGTCGAATTGTCATCGTCGGCGATGCCAAACGCGTGGGGACGCTTTCCACCGAGCTTCAAGAATACTCGAAGAACGACGTTGAGATAACTGGATGGCTGGCTTTCAGCGGTGAGGATTCCACTCCTTCAGACGGTTGTCTCGGACTCGTTGATGACCTTCCGCAGATTCTAGAGAAGCACAGACCCGATGAGGTTTTGGTCTTTGGAGACTTGTTGGCTAGCAACCCGGAGCGCATTCTGGATTTGATGTCCGTGAACGGCAACAGTGATGTCCGAGTTCACATCGTGCCTGGACCTTATGAGTCCATTGTGGGGAAGCTCGACGTCTACGAGATAGGCGGAGTTCCGCTCATTGCACTTTGTACACGGCCACTGTCCGGGCTCTATCCGCATTTTAAGCGCATCGTAGATGTTGTTTGCGCGACGTTCGGACTATTGGTCGCTTCCCCCCTATTGCTGGTTTCGATTATTCTGATCAAACTCGATTCACCGGGCCCTGCGTTCTACTTCCAGGTGCGCAGCGGCCTGAGAGGGCGCGAATTCAATATCGTTAAGCTCCGTTCGATGTCCGTTGATGCTGAATCGGCGTCAGGCCCACAGTGGGCACAGAAGAACGATCCCCGCGTAACACGTGTGGGCAAGTTCCTGCGCAGGCGTCGAATTGACGAAATTCCCCAATTCTGGAATGTGTTGAGGGGGGATATGAGCTTGGTTGGACCTAGACCGGAAAGGCCAAGTTTCGTTGAGAAATTTTCACAAGAATTGCCACTGTTCCGCTTGCGGCTGTTGGTGAGGCCAGGACTTACAGCCACATCGCACGTCCTTGGCAGATACGACTCCAAACCGGCAGATCGTCTCAGATACGATCTATCGTACATCAGCAACATGTCATTCATGTTGGACCTGCGCGTCCTTATCGAGACCGTCAAGATTGTGTTGACAGGTCGAGGCGCACAATAG
- a CDS encoding heparinase II/III family protein, which produces MLGRLQEFAAQCRDGRPLTQGNPSEFHDGILRILGNPTAVESGIPWELRNATQLERYTLHYMGYLRILAEFNAASPGQHDERLARSWLTDWIEHNPKGSKPGWDPFPVSCRIMNWAIALAVFPSCISLALPSLVEQTSFLLRHLEHDILGNHLLKNAVALVLAGHVLRRESGIGEKAVNTGVTLLERELKEQILLDGGHFERSPMYHCHVLEDLLVLQAATGARLASVNSVIREMASYLGAILHEDNEIPLFGDSVLGSTLRPSTLLRLAGDTSTSELISCRALEHSGLYVMTTKKSRMRLIAKAGHAGPVYQLGHAHCDMLSFELTLAGQRIIVDSGVSDYEDSPMRDYCRSTAAHNTVSIAKRNQLEYWSRFRVGRTYTPTLVAWGDSKNGWQLAASHDGFRPYTHQRRILLLEGECFVICDEATGPGVFSAESFIHFHPEVTLTRSDDAWIAETNVGALLITPFSVDSIKTVSGVQNPYQGWYCPEFGVSVPSPTLILGCECDLRRSFGYAISPCESSFDFLSDLESIAGMYSRST; this is translated from the coding sequence GTGTTGGGTCGGCTTCAGGAGTTTGCAGCACAGTGCAGAGATGGACGACCCCTTACGCAAGGGAATCCAAGCGAATTCCACGATGGCATTCTTAGGATCCTGGGCAATCCGACTGCCGTAGAGTCTGGTATTCCGTGGGAACTGCGAAACGCGACCCAGTTAGAACGCTATACCCTTCACTACATGGGATACTTGCGAATACTCGCCGAATTCAACGCCGCAAGTCCCGGCCAGCACGATGAAAGGCTGGCACGGAGCTGGCTTACGGATTGGATCGAGCACAATCCCAAGGGTTCTAAGCCCGGTTGGGATCCTTTTCCTGTCTCGTGTCGCATCATGAACTGGGCGATAGCCCTTGCCGTGTTTCCAAGTTGTATATCGCTGGCTCTACCAAGTCTGGTCGAGCAGACAAGTTTCCTCTTGCGCCACCTTGAACACGATATCTTGGGCAATCACCTGCTCAAGAATGCAGTCGCACTTGTACTAGCGGGTCATGTACTGAGAAGGGAATCAGGCATTGGTGAAAAGGCAGTCAATACAGGCGTCACTCTGCTTGAACGCGAACTTAAGGAGCAGATTTTGCTTGATGGCGGGCACTTTGAGCGTAGCCCCATGTACCATTGCCACGTGTTGGAAGACCTGTTGGTGTTGCAGGCCGCGACGGGAGCGAGACTGGCTAGCGTAAACAGCGTCATCCGCGAGATGGCGTCGTATCTTGGCGCGATTCTGCATGAGGACAACGAGATACCCCTTTTTGGCGATTCAGTCCTGGGCTCAACGCTGCGTCCGTCAACTCTCCTGAGACTCGCCGGAGACACTTCCACATCGGAATTGATATCGTGCCGCGCCCTTGAGCACTCTGGCCTTTACGTCATGACGACAAAGAAGAGCAGAATGCGCTTGATTGCGAAGGCGGGGCACGCAGGACCTGTCTACCAACTGGGCCATGCCCATTGCGATATGCTGAGCTTCGAACTGACACTTGCAGGCCAGCGCATTATTGTCGATTCCGGAGTGTCCGATTACGAAGACTCGCCGATGCGGGATTACTGTCGCAGTACCGCAGCCCATAACACAGTATCGATCGCTAAACGAAATCAACTCGAATACTGGTCTCGGTTTCGCGTGGGACGCACGTACACGCCGACGCTCGTTGCATGGGGGGACAGTAAGAACGGTTGGCAACTTGCCGCGAGTCATGACGGGTTCAGGCCGTACACTCACCAGCGCCGGATTCTGCTTCTTGAAGGTGAGTGCTTTGTCATTTGTGATGAGGCTACCGGACCGGGAGTCTTTTCGGCGGAGAGTTTCATACACTTTCACCCGGAAGTAACGTTGACGCGTAGTGACGATGCGTGGATCGCCGAAACGAACGTGGGTGCGCTCCTGATCACTCCATTTAGCGTTGATTCAATCAAGACGGTTTCCGGAGTGCAAAATCCTTATCAGGGGTGGTACTGTCCGGAATTCGGCGTATCTGTTCCGTCGCCAACGCTGATTCTGGGTTGCGAGTGCGATCTGCGTCGCAGTTTCGGATATGCTATATCGCCTTGTGAGTCATCGTTTGACTTTCTGTCCGACCTGGAGTCGATTGCCGGCATGTACAGTCGAAGCACATGA
- a CDS encoding glycosyltransferase family 4 protein: MKILLLSQYFPPEFGACAARNSEHAAEWAAMGHEVTVLTTFPNYPSGIVDERYRGKLYTRETRDNYRILRTWSYATPNRAVWKRGLASVSFMLCAFLGGILACRGNDVIIASSGPFFVGPLGYLLSRLTGAALVFEVRDILPQQAVDVGMIRNKVIIRVLEAIENFLYRAASAVVVVAEASRCTLISKGVPAQKCFTIENGILPQLFAPGCAGDDVRAQHGWSDDFIAMYIGVHGVSQGLFTLLDAAKLLEKEEKIRFVFVGDGAAKPALQEYAHTHGIRNVEFLPVKEHKDIAAYYAASNACLVPLLKGAYFQINIPSKIFEIMASSRPIVLGAEGQAREIIEKSAGGLAVQPESAEEFASAILRLLNDRSLAEHLGENGRSYVLQHHDRRAKAALYVRLIEEVLQKS, encoded by the coding sequence ATGAAGATACTCCTTCTCAGTCAATACTTCCCCCCGGAATTTGGGGCCTGTGCCGCACGCAATTCGGAGCACGCTGCAGAGTGGGCCGCGATGGGGCATGAGGTGACCGTGCTGACGACATTCCCAAATTATCCTTCCGGGATTGTCGATGAGCGGTATCGTGGCAAGCTCTACACCAGGGAAACTCGCGACAATTACAGGATCTTGCGGACTTGGAGCTATGCGACTCCCAATCGTGCAGTCTGGAAACGCGGACTCGCTTCGGTTTCATTTATGCTGTGCGCATTCTTGGGAGGGATTCTCGCGTGCAGAGGCAACGATGTTATCATCGCTTCCTCCGGTCCATTCTTTGTGGGACCACTGGGCTATCTGCTTAGCCGACTTACGGGCGCTGCCCTTGTCTTCGAGGTTAGAGATATCTTGCCGCAACAGGCCGTTGATGTGGGCATGATTCGAAACAAGGTCATTATACGTGTGCTTGAGGCGATTGAGAATTTCCTCTATAGAGCCGCCAGCGCCGTTGTCGTAGTCGCAGAAGCATCGCGGTGTACCCTGATTTCGAAAGGTGTACCTGCGCAGAAGTGCTTTACCATTGAAAACGGCATTCTTCCTCAGCTTTTCGCGCCTGGCTGCGCAGGAGATGATGTTCGTGCTCAGCATGGATGGAGCGATGACTTCATCGCCATGTATATCGGTGTGCATGGAGTCTCTCAGGGGCTATTCACTCTTCTGGACGCGGCGAAGCTGCTTGAGAAAGAAGAGAAGATCAGGTTTGTCTTCGTTGGAGACGGCGCGGCCAAGCCTGCCCTGCAAGAGTACGCGCATACCCATGGCATCAGAAACGTTGAGTTCTTGCCTGTCAAGGAACACAAGGACATCGCCGCGTACTATGCAGCCTCCAATGCCTGTCTCGTTCCTCTCCTGAAGGGCGCCTATTTCCAGATCAATATCCCGTCCAAGATTTTCGAGATTATGGCGTCAAGCCGGCCCATAGTACTCGGCGCAGAAGGTCAGGCACGTGAGATTATTGAGAAGTCGGCAGGCGGTCTCGCGGTCCAACCTGAGTCTGCTGAGGAGTTTGCCTCGGCAATTCTGCGTCTATTGAACGACAGGAGTCTGGCAGAGCATTTAGGAGAAAACGGCCGGTCTTATGTCCTGCAACATCATGATCGCCGTGCCAAAGCCGCCCTCTACGTGCGCTTGATTGAAGAGGTTCTACAGAAGTCATGA